From Malaclemys terrapin pileata isolate rMalTer1 chromosome 15, rMalTer1.hap1, whole genome shotgun sequence:
aacaaaaaggagtttttaaacatgtttattttctatgcacttttttttatttaagtgatAGTTTAATTAATAAACATGTCAAGTTTATTGCTGCAGAGGGTGACTCttgatttactttatttttaaaaagctggagaggaggaggtgTTCCAGTGCCACCATCGCTCAGCCTCATCATATGAATCACCCTTTCTTCAGAAAAGGCACATGGGTATCATATGGCTTCATTATTACTATTTGTGTTGTAGTGCCATAGGTGTGACTGGTGCGCTGCGAAAGAAATGAGTCCCTGCCTCAAAAGGGGATGGTTCTTGACAGGTAACCTTGAAACATAAGGGCATGCAGTGATGTCATGAAATAAAAATTAGAAGGTACAGACGGGAGAAAACCGTGCTTGGGAGGTTTGAGAATGGGTAGTGTGGAATTCGAGCTCCCTTTACCTTTGCCAGGAGCTGAAGAGGAGTTTCCTGCAGTAGCGTGGCTGACGTTGTATGAAGGGATGCAAGTGGCTCGGGCAAAAGGTATGTAGAGAGGGAAGAAGCTAAAAACAAGGCAATTTTGAATTGGCTTCTAAAAGCTCTGGGATATTGAGCAGAGTTGCTTACGGAGATGATGGTGCAGGCAGCAGTAGTAATGGAGAGTGAGCTATTGAAGGGTAAGGAAGGAGGCCTCGTCCCTCCCAAGTCCTTGATCCCTCATGGTCACAGAACAAGTGAAACACCATTTGTAAAAATCACCCAGGTGTTAAGTAGACCCTGTgccaagagtgtgtgtgtgtactttgtGACTTGTGTGTGGGATTTTACTGTGGCACTGGGCATCCATGTTCTAAGCTCTTCAGGAAACAGAAACATTCACATATATTCAGCATCTCCCTATCATCTTGGCCTGTGATACAGAATTAGTTCAAAGCATTATGAAACTCAGCTTAATGGAAGGAAAGTTAGTTATATTAGTGTAATCAATGTTTATATGCTGCTAGAGCCCAAAGGCCTCAGTTGGGGTTGGAGCCACATTGCAGGACACTGTACAAACCGCCAGCCAGCCAACAGCCACAGATACACTGAGGAAATGCGGATCCAATGAATCTGGGGAGGAATTGGCCCTGCTGGGTTAGTTTCATGGATGGTGGAAGGCTGGTTTCAGTTGAGGGCAAAGAAAAGAAGGGGAAGAACAACAGGCCCTGCTTGTCACCTGTCCAGCGATGCCCTTTGCTgtagtgcctggagaaccatccAGAGGGGCATCCTGAGGCGGACAAGACACTGACAGTGGGGATTTGATCAGGGCTTTTCCTCAGGCATGAAGCCAGCACAGAGGTGTCTGAGGGAGAAACTGCTTTGTGGGCAGTGAAGACTGGGAACACTGGCAAAGCGAACACAGGTTGACATCACCTTAGGTAAGTAGGTCACCAAGTGGAGTGGAgcaacattagggttaccatatttaaaaaataaaaaaagaggacactccatgggccccggccccgccccctttcccacccctgacccttccccaaagtccccgccctaagtctgccccctcccctgagcgccccacattcctcctcctccctcccagccacgtgaaaagggctgcctgagcgctaccggcttcacggtttgccgggcagcctccagaccctgcgcccccggacggcgcttccccagcgcagctggagcccgggaggggaagtgcccggctgggggtgcagggtccagaggcatgggggctgcccgaagccggtagcgctcgggcagttcggctcttacagagcccaggagtcagggagcacagcagcccccggcgcccgctctaaggtaagccagggagtatttttcccggacatgttcggctttttggaaattccccccggacgggggtttgattaccaaaaagccggacatgtccgggaaaaaccggacgtatggtaaccctaagcaacaTTATGAACTGCCTTGAAGGTAAAGACAAGTATCTTTTATTTGATATACAGGTGAAGGAGGAACTGGCAGAGGGACTCAGGGCCTGACATCAGAATCCCGAGAATAACATCTTGGCAGAAGCATGGTGAAGACACAAGGGGAGTAAGGGTGCAGGAGTCCAAGCCAGATGAGGAGAGGGTTCTGTAGCCAAGACATTCAAGGATCCAGGCTTGGACAACAATTTTGTCTGTGTATGCAGGGGGGAAAAGTCTGATGTCAGAGGAGACGTGTAAGAAAACTGAAGATTTAACAATGACCTGAATGTGCATCCAGTTTATTTCCATGTCTGTGCAATAGAAACTGGTAGTGCTTTGGGTGGAGCTAGaacccctttccctgccctctcccccacacatccTGTTACTGACCTCAACGCCTGCAATGGTTTTAGTGAGTTCACATTTGACATTTTGAATGTCTGGACCCTGCAATTCCACTGCTGTCCTTGCCTGCAGTTAACAGCCACAGGCCCTCTGGAGGCTTGATCTGCCTCTAGCATCCTGTCCCTGGCCAAAGGGCCATGTGAACATTAACTTCCTCTGCTGCTCTGCAGTGCGgtgcccccatctcctcccccactcctattggctgcttttaGGCCAGTCCCCAATTGTGTCTCCAGACCTCATTCCTGGCTTGTTAGAGGTGCCTTTTCCTGCCTCTCACTGTGCTGTTAAACATGGCTACAGCCAAGGACAGAGCGGTTCTGCAAACAATCTTTAACCCCAATACTCCTTTTGGGGATATCCCTGGgttagatgaggaagaggaggcagcAGCAATCCAAGGAGAAGGTGAGGTTTGATTCAGCAGCAGTTGTACCTCTGGGGCCTCAGATTCTTGCTGGTAACTAAATGTCTGTGCAGTGGCTGTGATTTACCCTTCCAGTGGCGGACTTTGCCATTGAGGAGATGTGCGCTGGCACTGGTTAATGAAGGGAAGAACTGTCTTCATTGTGAACAATGGCACTGCTGTAATCCAagagaagccagtggagttacagcagggaaGAACTAGTtgcagggatgttgtggaatGATCCAGTGTTCCCCTGGCAGTGACTGATAGGGGCTTGGAAGCTAGGGCAGAGCTCACTAAGCGCTGGAAGGAGAGCATGCTGATCTCTAGAAAGACATGCCAGTTGGACTAATGGACCCTATGGGACTAGGGCCCTCACTAGTTAGCACCTGAAAGCTCTTCTCAGCCCTGGAGGGGGAAATCTCTGCAATGCAGACAAAGTGATGCAAGAGAGCTGCCTGCTTGCCTCTTGTCATGCTGCATGTCTGTCACTTAGATGAGAAGAGAACAGCAGGTCCCTGCATCTATGACTCCTTACCAGATAATGGTGCcgctgggagttgggggagggccCCCAGAGCAGGGCCACAATTACAGAAGGTGGGGTAGCAGATACCTGCCTGATCACCTCAGCCTGCCTTCTACATTCGGCCAGTGCAGGCATCTCGGGGCCACATCGCCTTCCCCCAAACTCACAACATTGTTACAAATAACCAAGGAGTCAGGCCTGGATCAGGTGCTGAGTGGATCCCATTGGACCCACCCTTGGGTCAGGCAGTCCTGTGGAAAGGGATCACACAGGAGACAGGAAAGTTCCTCTTCTAATTCACTGGGGAACAGCTTGAATGCTTTGGCCTtggggccaggacccaggcacttTGCAGTGAGGTTCCTGGTCTCTCTTTGGGGCAGCAGGTTTAGGTGAatctgaatgtgtgtgtggaaATTAAACTGCATGTTGGATTTAAATGCAGCCTACTGCCCAGTCTGCATTCCTGCCTCAGTAAAGGGGATCTGCCCAATGGGGATCTGCTGTCACAGCAACCCATGACATGCCTGGGCACCTCTCTCAACCCTTGGTGGATCAGGAAAGGAGAGCCTAAGACTAGCGCAGAGCCCCCATATTAACCCCTGCTCCAGTGGGCTCTCCTGTCCCATGCCTGGTGGTGGTGAGACTCTCCCCTCACTGTGCCCTGGTCTGGCACAGGGGATCGCCCCTACCCCAAGCTTTGGGTGTCTGCCCAAAGCGCTGCATAAACAAGGCTTTTCCTTTATGCATGTCACAGATGGAGCTTTCGCCTCAGAGCTGCTGGAGCAAGTCAAAGACCTGGAGCTACAGGGGGTTTTGGCAGCTGAATCGGGAGATGTGAACACGGCCCTTGAGAGATTCAGCCAGGCCATTCGGCTCCTTCCGGAGCGAGCCTCGTGCTACAACAACCGTGCCCAGGCCCTTCGTCTCAAAGGGGATGTGGCAGGTAAATGAGGAGGGGAGTTGTGCCCATCACACCTGGGTTGGCAGTTCCGTTGGGGGGGGCAGCAAACAGATGGTCTGACTGGTTCTGGGGTGATTGGGCCAGGCGTGGAGTCTGATGGGCAGCAATGCAGTCACAGCACAACGTATGTGAATTGCACACCATAGAGAAGTAGGTTCTAAgctcaggactgggagccaggaactcctagGTTCAATCCTGACATGTGACCCAATGTTTCATGTGATGTTCCTGTGACCCAGGACTGTCTTTTGTGGGTCCTGAAATGCCCCTGTTTTTTCGGTCCTATTGTTTGTTCCAGTGTGTAGTAACACTGGGTAGAATTTGCTCTGTATTTACCAGGAACACACTTTCAGAGTGATGaacggggtttggagtggagtaAGATGAGTAGAGACACTACTGGAGATGCGCTGGGGTTCACAGTCAGTGTTCATGATTCTTGATCCGTGTTCCATAATAGATAAATTCAGAACAAGTTCTCTCTCCCCTCTGAGAACCTGCCCATGTTGTGGATGGGTCAGGAGCTGGTGCACAGCATAGAAAatagcaacagaaggtcctgtggcacctttaagactaa
This genomic window contains:
- the TTC36 gene encoding tetratricopeptide repeat protein 36 encodes the protein MATAKDRAVLQTIFNPNTPFGDIPGLDEEEEAAAIQGEDGAFASELLEQVKDLELQGVLAAESGDVNTALERFSQAIRLLPERASCYNNRAQALRLKGDVAGALQDLDTALHLSRGTGRAACQCFVQRGLIKVLQGHEDDARQDFEQGARLGSAFARHQLVLMNPYSALCNKMLLEMMRKLQNPDI